The following are encoded together in the Syngnathus typhle isolate RoL2023-S1 ecotype Sweden linkage group LG5, RoL_Styp_1.0, whole genome shotgun sequence genome:
- the tars1 gene encoding threonine--tRNA ligase 1, cytoplasmic isoform X2 has product MAQQTVVEKMSELNVAEGQKLSPAPEYIDERLTLYAKLKAEHDALMAERAAKESHPIKVTLPDGKVVDAESWKTTPYQVACGISQGLADNTVIAKVNKGVWDLDRPLEDHCSLELLKFDDDEAQAVYWHSSAHILGEAMERVYGGCLCYGPPIENGFYYDMFLDGNEGVSSNDLPCLEGLCKKIIKEKQPFERLEIKKETLLEMFKYNKFKCRILNEKVTTPTTTVYRCGPLIDLCRGPHVRHTGKIKALKIHKNSSTYWEGKADMETLQRIYGISFPDPKMLKEWEKFQEEAKNRDHRKLGREQDLFFFHDLSPGSCFFLPKGAFIYNTLIEFIRSEYRKRGFQEVVTPNIYNSKLWQTSGHWQHYSENMFSFEVEKETFALKPMNCPGHCLMFDHRPRSWRELPLRMADFGVLHRNELSGALTGLTRVRRFQQDDAHIFCSMDQIEDEIKGCLDFLRTVYDVFGFTFKLNLSTRPEKFLGEPAVWEQAEKQLENSLNDFGEKWVLNPGDGAFYGPKIDIQIKDAIGRYHQCATIQLDFQLPIRFNLSFVSHDGDDKKRPVIIHRAILGSVERMIAILTENYGGKWPLWLSPRQVMVVPVGPTCEDYAQKVQQDFHNAGFMSDVDLDPGCTLNKKIRNAQLSQYNFILVVGEKEKTSNTVNVRTRDNKVHGERGVDDCIRRLKELKLSKSRNAEEDF; this is encoded by the exons ATGGCCCAACAGACTGTCGTGGAGAAAATGAGTGAACTCAACGTTGCCGAAGGTCAAAAG CTTTCACCAGCCCCGGAGTACATTGATGAGCGCCTGACGTTATACGCCAAGCTCAAAGCTGAGCACGATGCCCTCATGGCAGAGAGAGCGGCCAAAGAGTCTCACCCCATTAAAGTCACTTTACCCGACGGGAAAGTGGTGGACGCAGAGTCGTGGAAGACCACCCCTTACCAAGTGGCTTGTGGAATCAG TCAAGGTCTGGCCGACAACACGGTGATCGCcaaggtgaacaaaggcgtgtgGGATCTGGACCGGCCTCTGGAGGACCACTGCAGTCTGGAGCTGCTCAAGTTTGACGATGACGAGGCTCAAGCT GTTTACTGGCATTCCAGCGCTCACATCCTGGGTGAAGCCATGGAGCGAGTCTACGGGGGCTGCCTGTGCTACGGTCCGCCCATCGAGAACGGCTTCTACTACGACATGTTTCTCGACGGCAACGA GGGGGTGTCGAGCAATGACTTGCCCTGTCTGGAGGGTTTGTGCAAGAAAATCATCAAGGAGAAGCAGCCATTTGAGAGACTGGAGATCAAAAAGGAAACTCTGCTGGAGATGTTCAAG TACAACAAGTTCAAGTGCCGCATATTGAACGAGAAGGTCACCACTCCCACCACAACAGTTTacag GTGCGGCCCTTTAATCGATCTGTGTCGGGGTCCGCACGTGCGGCACACAGGAAAAATCAAGGCACTTAAGATCCACAAG AACTCCTCCACATACTGGGAGGGAAAAGCCGACATGGAGACCCTCCAGCGGATATATGGAATCTCTTTCCCGGACCCCAAAATGCTGAAAGAGTGGGAGAAGTTTCAGGAAGAGGCCAAGAACAGAGATCATCGCAAACTGGGCCGG GAGCAGGATCTGTTCTTCTTTCACGACCTGAGTCCAGGGAGCTGCTTCTTTCTGCCCAAAGGCGCCTTCATCTACAACACGCTGATTGAGTTCATCAGA AGTGAGTACAGGAAAAGGGGCTTCCAGGAGGTGGTGACGCCCAACATCTACAACAGCAAACTGTGGCAGACCTCCGGCCACTGGCAGCATTACAGCGAAAATATGTTCTCCTTTGAGGTGGAGAAGGAAACATTTGCCCTCAAACCTATGAACTGCCCCGGCCACTG TCTGATGTTCGACCACCGGCCACGCTCGTGGAGAGAGCTGCCGCTGCGCATGGCTGACTTTGGCGTCCTGCACCGCAACGAGCTATCGGGGGCCCTCACCGGCCTCACCCGCGTCCGCCGCTTCCAGCAGGATGACGCTCACATCTTCTGCTCCATGGATCAG ATCGAGGACGAGATCAAGGGCTGCCTGGACTTCCTGCGCACCGTCTACGACGTCTTCGGCTTCACGTTCAAGCTGAACCTCTCCACGAGACCTGAGAAATTCCTGGGAGAGCCCGCCGTCTGGGAGCAAGCAGAGAAG CAACTGGAGAACAGCTTGAATGACTTTGGGGAGAAATGGGTTCTCAACCCGGGCGACGGAGCTTTCTACGGGCCAAAG ATCGACATCCAGATCAAGGATGCCATTGGCCGATACCATCAGTGCGCCACCATCCAGCTGGACTTCCAGCTACCCATCCGCTTCAATCTCTCTTTTGTTAG CCATGATGGAGATGACAAGAAGAGACCAGTGATCATCCACAGAGCCATCCTGGGATCGGTCGAGCGGATGATCGCCATCCTGACCGAAAACTACGGAGGCAAATG GCCGCTTTGGTTATCACCTCGCCAAGTTATGGTCGTCCCCGTGGGACCAACCTGTGAGGACTATGcgcaaaag GTTCAACAAGACTTTCACAACGCCGGCTTCATGAGCGACGTAGATCTCGATCCCGGATGCACTCTAAACAAGAAGATTCGAAACGCCCAACTGTCACAGTACAACTTTATCCTGG TGGTGGGGGAAAAAGAGAAGACGAGTAACACGGTGAACGTGCGCACTCGGGACAACAAGGTTCACGGCGAGCGCGGCGTGGACGACTGCATCCGGCGTCTCAAAGAGCTCAAATTGTCCAAGAGCCGGAACGCAGAAGAGGATTTCTGA
- the tars1 gene encoding threonine--tRNA ligase 1, cytoplasmic isoform X1: MAQQTVVEKMSELNVAEGQKGGKDGGKKKVKNIAGDAGGRAELSPAPEYIDERLTLYAKLKAEHDALMAERAAKESHPIKVTLPDGKVVDAESWKTTPYQVACGISQGLADNTVIAKVNKGVWDLDRPLEDHCSLELLKFDDDEAQAVYWHSSAHILGEAMERVYGGCLCYGPPIENGFYYDMFLDGNEGVSSNDLPCLEGLCKKIIKEKQPFERLEIKKETLLEMFKYNKFKCRILNEKVTTPTTTVYRCGPLIDLCRGPHVRHTGKIKALKIHKNSSTYWEGKADMETLQRIYGISFPDPKMLKEWEKFQEEAKNRDHRKLGREQDLFFFHDLSPGSCFFLPKGAFIYNTLIEFIRSEYRKRGFQEVVTPNIYNSKLWQTSGHWQHYSENMFSFEVEKETFALKPMNCPGHCLMFDHRPRSWRELPLRMADFGVLHRNELSGALTGLTRVRRFQQDDAHIFCSMDQIEDEIKGCLDFLRTVYDVFGFTFKLNLSTRPEKFLGEPAVWEQAEKQLENSLNDFGEKWVLNPGDGAFYGPKIDIQIKDAIGRYHQCATIQLDFQLPIRFNLSFVSHDGDDKKRPVIIHRAILGSVERMIAILTENYGGKWPLWLSPRQVMVVPVGPTCEDYAQKVQQDFHNAGFMSDVDLDPGCTLNKKIRNAQLSQYNFILVVGEKEKTSNTVNVRTRDNKVHGERGVDDCIRRLKELKLSKSRNAEEDF, from the exons ATGGCCCAACAGACTGTCGTGGAGAAAATGAGTGAACTCAACGTTGCCGAAGGTCAAAAG GGAGGTAAAGATGGAGGAAAGAAGAAGGTGAAAAATATTGCAGGAGATGCTGGTGGCAGAGCTGAG CTTTCACCAGCCCCGGAGTACATTGATGAGCGCCTGACGTTATACGCCAAGCTCAAAGCTGAGCACGATGCCCTCATGGCAGAGAGAGCGGCCAAAGAGTCTCACCCCATTAAAGTCACTTTACCCGACGGGAAAGTGGTGGACGCAGAGTCGTGGAAGACCACCCCTTACCAAGTGGCTTGTGGAATCAG TCAAGGTCTGGCCGACAACACGGTGATCGCcaaggtgaacaaaggcgtgtgGGATCTGGACCGGCCTCTGGAGGACCACTGCAGTCTGGAGCTGCTCAAGTTTGACGATGACGAGGCTCAAGCT GTTTACTGGCATTCCAGCGCTCACATCCTGGGTGAAGCCATGGAGCGAGTCTACGGGGGCTGCCTGTGCTACGGTCCGCCCATCGAGAACGGCTTCTACTACGACATGTTTCTCGACGGCAACGA GGGGGTGTCGAGCAATGACTTGCCCTGTCTGGAGGGTTTGTGCAAGAAAATCATCAAGGAGAAGCAGCCATTTGAGAGACTGGAGATCAAAAAGGAAACTCTGCTGGAGATGTTCAAG TACAACAAGTTCAAGTGCCGCATATTGAACGAGAAGGTCACCACTCCCACCACAACAGTTTacag GTGCGGCCCTTTAATCGATCTGTGTCGGGGTCCGCACGTGCGGCACACAGGAAAAATCAAGGCACTTAAGATCCACAAG AACTCCTCCACATACTGGGAGGGAAAAGCCGACATGGAGACCCTCCAGCGGATATATGGAATCTCTTTCCCGGACCCCAAAATGCTGAAAGAGTGGGAGAAGTTTCAGGAAGAGGCCAAGAACAGAGATCATCGCAAACTGGGCCGG GAGCAGGATCTGTTCTTCTTTCACGACCTGAGTCCAGGGAGCTGCTTCTTTCTGCCCAAAGGCGCCTTCATCTACAACACGCTGATTGAGTTCATCAGA AGTGAGTACAGGAAAAGGGGCTTCCAGGAGGTGGTGACGCCCAACATCTACAACAGCAAACTGTGGCAGACCTCCGGCCACTGGCAGCATTACAGCGAAAATATGTTCTCCTTTGAGGTGGAGAAGGAAACATTTGCCCTCAAACCTATGAACTGCCCCGGCCACTG TCTGATGTTCGACCACCGGCCACGCTCGTGGAGAGAGCTGCCGCTGCGCATGGCTGACTTTGGCGTCCTGCACCGCAACGAGCTATCGGGGGCCCTCACCGGCCTCACCCGCGTCCGCCGCTTCCAGCAGGATGACGCTCACATCTTCTGCTCCATGGATCAG ATCGAGGACGAGATCAAGGGCTGCCTGGACTTCCTGCGCACCGTCTACGACGTCTTCGGCTTCACGTTCAAGCTGAACCTCTCCACGAGACCTGAGAAATTCCTGGGAGAGCCCGCCGTCTGGGAGCAAGCAGAGAAG CAACTGGAGAACAGCTTGAATGACTTTGGGGAGAAATGGGTTCTCAACCCGGGCGACGGAGCTTTCTACGGGCCAAAG ATCGACATCCAGATCAAGGATGCCATTGGCCGATACCATCAGTGCGCCACCATCCAGCTGGACTTCCAGCTACCCATCCGCTTCAATCTCTCTTTTGTTAG CCATGATGGAGATGACAAGAAGAGACCAGTGATCATCCACAGAGCCATCCTGGGATCGGTCGAGCGGATGATCGCCATCCTGACCGAAAACTACGGAGGCAAATG GCCGCTTTGGTTATCACCTCGCCAAGTTATGGTCGTCCCCGTGGGACCAACCTGTGAGGACTATGcgcaaaag GTTCAACAAGACTTTCACAACGCCGGCTTCATGAGCGACGTAGATCTCGATCCCGGATGCACTCTAAACAAGAAGATTCGAAACGCCCAACTGTCACAGTACAACTTTATCCTGG TGGTGGGGGAAAAAGAGAAGACGAGTAACACGGTGAACGTGCGCACTCGGGACAACAAGGTTCACGGCGAGCGCGGCGTGGACGACTGCATCCGGCGTCTCAAAGAGCTCAAATTGTCCAAGAGCCGGAACGCAGAAGAGGATTTCTGA